The DNA sequence ATCTAACTAGCAGCTTGACCCTCTACAAATACATAATTTATATTATTAGTATTAGGATTACTGCAGCAGTTACATCTGAAAATAATTTGTTTGCCATATTTAATAATCACATCATCAAAAGGGAGTTTGCTATGCTATAGCCTCCACACAAGAAAGGACATTTTAAAAGGAATAGTAGAGTTCCATACCTTGTCTATAAATTGAACTTTTGGACTAGATTTCCTTACGAGATTCCATGCACTTTTGTTTGTGTACTTGCCATTATCCGAAAGTGCCCAAAAACTTTGATCTTCCTTGTTTTGGTTGCCAATAGGAATGATTTGGATTTGTTGAACCAGATGATCTGGTAGGAGCTCTTTCAATTTGTTGGTATTCCATTGACCATCAGAAATGAATTCCCTTACCAAAGATTTGAAATTCTTTGGGGTATCAGGGAATTGTTTTGCCAGGGGACCTTTATGGGACCAATTGTCCCACTGAAAGTTACTAGAACCAGAATTCACCTTCCAAACAATATGATTCTCTGCAATATCTCTCATTTTTAGAACATGACTCCAAGCATGGGAATTACCTGGAGCAAGCTTTTTAGAGACTAAGTGAGATCTGACACAATATTTATTTCTAATGAAAGTAGCCCAAAGAGATAATGTGGACCTTATCCTCCACCACATTTTCATAACTCACATGTTACTAATGTCTTCCATTTTTCTAATGCCAATGCCTCCTTCATCCAGAGGGAGGGAAAGATGGTTCCTAAAACTCCAATGATATTTCTTGTGATCCTCAGAGGAACCCCAGGAGAAATTAGCAAAATAGTTCTTAATTAACCTGAATACTCCCTTAGGAGGAGTCGTAGTAGAAAGAGTGTACACTAGGATTAGACTGAAGAACACTCTTAATTAGAGTAGCCTTACCCCATGTCAAATCATCTTGCCTTGCCAACCATTAAGCCTTTTCACAATTTTACTAATTATGTTATCAAAATGTCAATCTTTTTCCTACCCACATACAGTGGACAACCTAGATAAGTAAAAGGAAAGTTCTTATCCATAAAGTCAAAGCACTTTCTAATCCTGTAAATTCTAGTAGTAGAAGTATAAGAGCAGTTAAGAAGTAACTTTTATCCCTATTAACCAGCTGACTAGAACTTCTTTCATAGTTATCAATAACATTGATGACCAATTTGATAGAAGTAGAACCACCACTGTAgaaaataacaatatcatcagcaTAGGCAAGATGGTTAATCCTAGGAATATTAGGGGGCATGGAGAAGGGAGTGAAGTTAGGATTTCTATACAAAGAGTTGAGAGATCTAGATAAGACTTCAGTAGCAATAATAAAGAGAGTAGGGGAAAGAGGATCCCCTTGCTTAAGCCCttgagaagaagagaagaagcCATGTCTCATACCATTAATGATAACTAAGTACCATACATTTGATATGAGATTGTGAACCAAACCAATCCAATTATCAGAAAAACTAAATTTTCTAAGTACTGCATATAACAAAATCCCAATCAATTCTATCATACTCTTTAGCCATATCCAATTTAATGATAATATTACCCCCATGATTACAATGAGAAATATTATGAACAATTTCCTCAGCTAACAAAATATTTTCTGAGATGAGTCTATCCTTTATAAAGTCACTTTGGTTCAAGGAAACTATTTTATGCAACAAAGTATTTACTCTAAGAGAAACAATTTTGGAGATAATCTTGTTAGTAAAGTTGGATAAGCTAATGGGTCTAAAGTCAGAAAAGGTAGCATGATTGTCAATTTTAGGAATTAGAACCAAACAAGTATGAGAGTAGAATTTGGTCAAACCTTTTCCTTTGAAGAAATATTTCACAAAAGCAATGACTTCCCTCTCAATTATCTTCCAGCAACTCTGAACGAAGGTGCCATTGAAGCCATCTTGTCCTGTTGTGTTGTGAGGGCTGAGGCTAAATACTGCTTCCTTGATTTCATCTTCCTCTGGAAACTTGCTAAGCATTATATTGTCATCACCTAAAATACAGAAAGGAATACAATCCAGGATAGAATTGTTGATTATAAGAGGGGTGAGATTAAAGATGGTTTGGAAATGTCTCACAGCCTTTCTGGCTATCTTCTAATCTCCCTTAATCCAGTTCCCTCTACTGTTCTTGATGTGATTAATCTGTTGCTTTCTTCTCTTCTCTCTAAGGATGGAATGAAAGTATCTGGTATTCTTTTCCCCTCCTTCAAACCACTTTATTTGAAATTTTTGTTTGAGCATGGATTCTTGAAGATTGAGCCATCTAATATACTGAGCATGAGCCCTGTTGACATCTTCTCTACTCTTTTCCGAGTTATCTTCAATATCAATATCCTCCAACTCCTGAAGTTTATCTTCCCAATTGGTAACAACTTCATTAATGTCCCCAATTTCATTCCTAGACAATTGGGATAGCCTTTTACTAAGAGCTTTGTGCTTACTTTAAAGGATCCACATAGGATTCCCAACCACTTATGTATTCCATGATTCCTTCACTATATCAAAGAAGCCCTCTATGTTAACCCAACAATTCAGAAATCTAAAATAATTAATGTGTTGATGATCAACATCCAAATTCTTCATAAGAAGGGGTCTATGATCTGAGCTTGTCCTATCCAGATGTCTAACAGAGGGTTTTTGAAATAATTGATCCCAATGATCATTAACAGATATTCTGTCAAGCCTTTTCCAGATTCTCTTCCTAGGTCTTCTGCTATTACACCAAGTGTAATTAGAACCATTGTAACCAATAACAATGAGGCCACAGTTATTGATACAAGTTTGAAATTCCAGACTTTTATACATTCTGTGTGGTTTACCCCATAGTTTTTCATTATGATCTATGATTATGTTGAAATCCACTCCTACACACCAAGGGACATCAATCACCATATTATCTAGTTCAAGAGACTGCCATATGTCCCTTCTGTCTTTGGATTTGCATTTAGCATAAACATCAGTAATATATATGTCCTTCATACCAATAGGATTGTGAAAGTTGATTGTGATATGTTGATCACTGATGGCAGTGACTGTAGTAGTGTTGTAGGAATTCCAGAAATACCAGATTTAACCAATATTATTGCAGCGACAATGTTggaaacccaagaattttctGTAACCTTCTAATTTATCATTTGAGATTAAAGGTTCAAAGATAGCCATGTATTGAGAGTTGTTGATGCTAATCAGTTTCTTTAGCCTGTGAATGGCTTTTTTGGATCTAACTCCCCTAATGTTCCAAAATAGAGCACTAATTATTAAGATCATTTGGGGGGTTGTCTTCCTTTTGATTCCTCCTCATAGAAGGATGAGTTATGTTCCTATTTTTTCTACTATTTTTTCTTGTTTCACTTCTTCCTCTCCTGTTATTCTGTTGTTGATCTTCTGTAATGGTATGAGAATTTCGATCTTCTTTTCTCCCCTCCTGTTGGTTGTTCGACTGTTCTACTCCTTGCCAGCTATCAGAAAGGTCATCTTCTTGATTAGGAATGTTGCACTCTTCTTTGTTTTCATATAGGTCCACAACAAGTTGAAGTCCCGGTAGATTACTTATTTTTGTTGAAACAGTAGAAGAGCTGGGGTCACCATACTTCTCTTGACCTTGTATCCCTTCACTATTGTCTTCTTGATTAGAGTTTGAGTAATTCTGTATTGATGTTGTTGATCCCCTGTTCTATTAGTCTCATTCAAATTATAGAAGAATTCTTGTTGATATTCTCATCAGTTTGGTTCTTGTTGGCAGGTGTTGTATTTTGTTGTTAGTCTTAGTATGCTTTCTTCAATGGATTGCCTTGAGAAGTCGTTTTGTTTTGCAGTTGAAACAAATTCTTCTCT is a window from the Nicotiana tomentosiformis chromosome 10, ASM39032v3, whole genome shotgun sequence genome containing:
- the LOC138900359 gene encoding uncharacterized protein, with protein sequence MLSKFPEEDEIKEAVFSLSPHNTTGQDGFNGTFVQSCWKIIEREVIAFVKYFFKGKGLTKFYSHTCLVLIPKIDNHATFSDFRPISLSNFTNKIISKIVSLRVNTLLHKIVSLNQSDFIKDRLISENILLAEEIVHNISHCNHGGNIIIKLDMAKEYDRIDWDFVICRLKQGDPLSPTLFIIATEVLSRSLNSLYRNPNFTPFSMPPNIPRINHLAYADDIVIFYSGGSTSIKLVINVIDNYERSSSQLVVHLYTLSTTTPPKGVFRLIKNYFANFSWGSSEDHKKYHWSFRNHLSLPLDEGGIGIRKMEDISNISHLVSKKLAPGNSHAWSHVLKMRDIAENHIVWKVNSGSSNFQWDNWSHKGPLAKQFPDTPKNFKSLVREFISDGQWNTNKLKELLPDHLVQQIQIIPIGNQNKEDQSFWALSDNGKFGDQKSFNKYRLKQQIAWSIETAVNKAYPNCGLKLPWNSFCDILTRGEGKIGLGGAIRDEYGDIIMAFSIPVIAKNHNIAEAQVALVGLNWCKQNGFNQAILELDSLYIVEILRKDSNTNYKLSHIVIKIKETISMLNIQINHCYREANQLLDSLAKRAVETQQPSHFYSSHQLSRQAKGLLLLDKDQIPCIRNKYDKANFFVS